The following are encoded in a window of Fusarium oxysporum f. sp. lycopersici 4287 chromosome 5, whole genome shotgun sequence genomic DNA:
- a CDS encoding 1-(5-phosphoribosyl)-5-[(5-phosphoribosylamino)methylideneamino] imidazole-4-carboxamide isomerase (At least one base has a quality score < 10), producing the protein MTKFRPCIDLHAGQVKQIVGGTLDSTSSALQTNYVSQHPPAHFAQLYRDNDLTGAHVIMLGPGNEGPAKEALEAWPGGLQVGGGINDKNAKEWLNAGAEKVIITSYLFPEGRFSQVRLDAVLQALGGDKNKLVIDLSCRRRGEDSWFVAMNKWQTITDMEVNQESIKSLEPYCAEFLIHAADNEGLQRGVDEKLVQRLSEWCSIPVTYAGGGRHLEDLENVKRLSNGKVDLTIGSALDCFGGSGVKFDDCVAWNKKQSI; encoded by the exons atgaccaaATTCCGGCCCTGCATTGACCTTCATGCAGGTCAGGTCAAGCAGATTGTTGGCGGTACTCTTGACAGCACATCGTCGGCTCTTCAAACCAACTATGTCTCGCAACATCCCCCGGCTCACTTTGCTCAATTATACCGCGACAATGATCTTACCGGTGCACATGTCATTATGTTAGGCCCAGGAAATGAGGGGCCTGCTAAAGAGGCGCTTGAAGCCTGGCCCGGTGGTCTTCAGGTTGGAGGTGGCATCAATGACAAGAACGCAAAGGAATGGCTGAATGCGGGAGCAGAGAAG GTCATCATTACATCGTACCTTTTTCCCGAGGGCCGGTTCAGTCAAGTGAGGCTTGATGCTGTGTTGCAAGCTCTTGGCGGCGATAAAAACAAGCTTGTTATTGACCTAAGCTGCCGACGTCGAGGAGAGGATTCTTGGTTCGTTGCAATGAACAAATGGCAAACCATCACAGATATGGAAGTCAACCAAG AATCTATCAAGTCTTTGGAGCCTTACTGCGCGGAATTCTTGATCCATGCTGCAGATAATGAGGGTCTACAAAGgggagttgatgagaagcttgtgcAGCGTCTTTCTGAATGGTGTTCGATTCCAGTGACTTATGCTGGAGGTGGTagacatcttgaagacttGGAGAATGTGAAGAGGCTCAGCAACGGTAAGGTGGATCTCACAATTGGAAGTGCATTGGACTGTTTCGGAGGCTCAGGTGTCAAGTTCGATGATTGTGTTGCTTGGAATAAGAAACAAAGCATTTAG
- a CDS encoding hypothetical protein (At least one base has a quality score < 10): MFTHLLQSNVEAFQDRLPNLDMPQTYLDSMWLAKKLGIRHIWIDRICITQDNREEMDDHIKHMAYVFSNSYLTIVAATGDVYTGLPSLDPKRSTRGLRTTSRTHQELVAASPWYTRGWTLVERIYSRRSVFFFEDSITWECHCETWQGSPNSVMKKLRGGRQECTGAVPDAAFAFQHPPWPDLDEYARYVMEYSARKLTLVDDTLPAFAGITHVLSRSFPGGFIYGMPIAFLDIALLWRPHASIRRRALSRPPFLPSWSWMGWWFDNIPVDLTLWRAAADYVEEARTGKRGQETKRYRSAHPFRIKPTVTWSLTDRAATAPVMNTGLQYRDLRGRRSPSSELPPGWSRSGSYYVHDSDDSALFKYPIPVEDPPETGGYEPPVGEQAYPGPLLSFKTTTGFFEVEFHTTLAHRDRTNPPLAVGTIWNKANRWAGQFRAHDAWLGIQSSNYDGEERLEFISISTATERRGSHVFDNEKFEEHMDADEMIDFVNVLWIERIGDIAYRRGVGQILLKTWEAQAKDEVGILLG; this comes from the coding sequence ATGTTTACACATCTGCTTCAATCTAATGTGGAAGCTTTCCAAGATCGCCTGCCCAACCTCGACATGCCTCAGACTTATCTGGACTCCATGTGGCTTGCTAAGAAACTTGGAATTCGACACATTTGGATTGACCGTATCTGTATAACTCAGGATAACCGggaagagatggatgatCACATTAAGCACATGGCATACGTCTTTTCTAATTCTTACCTGACTATTGTTGCCGCTACTGGCGATGTATATACAGGACTGCCTTCACTTGATCCAAAGCGATCAACGCGCGGCCTTCGAACCACTAGTCGTACTCACCAGGAGTTGGTTGCCGCCTCGCCATGGTATACAAGGGGCTGGACTTTGGTTGAGCGCATTTATTCTCGGCGTTCGGTCTTTTTCTTTGAAGACTCAATAACCTGGGAATGTCACTGCGAGACATGGCAGGGGAGCCCAAACAgtgtgatgaagaagctcagaGGAGGTCGTCAAGAGTGTACGGGCGCTGTCCCTGATGCTGCGTTTGCGTTTCAGCACCCGCCTTGGCCTGATCTTGATGAGTATGCCCGCTACGTGATGGAATACAGCGCACGGAAATTGACGCTTGTCGACGACACGCTGCCTGCTTTTGCTGGAATCACACACGTACTATCTCGCTCTTTTCCTGGTGGGTTTATTTATGGCATGCCTATCGCGTTCTTGGACATTGCTTTGCTGTGGCGCCCGCATGCGTCCATTCGACGAAGAGCTCTCTCTCGCCCACCATTTCTcccatcttggtcttggatgGGCTGGTGGTTTGATAACATTCCGGTCGACTTGACTTTGTGGAGAGCCGCTGCAGACTATGTTGAAGAGGCTCGCACCGGAAAACGTGGTCAAGAGACCAAACGATACCGGTCCGCTCACCCTTTCCGGATCAAACCTACCGTTACCTGGAGCTTGACGGACCGAGCCGCAACCGCCCCCGTTATGAACACCGGTCTTCAGTACCGTGATCTTCGGGGTCGTCGGAGCCCTAGTTCGGAGCTCCCTCCGGGATGGTCTCGCAGCGGCTCGTACTATGTTCACGATAGTGACGACTCTGCGTTGTTCAAATATCCCATCCCTGTCGAGGATCCCCCCGAGACGGGTGGTTATGAGCCACCTGTAGGCGAGCAAGCCTACCCCGGCCCACTACTCTCATTCAAAACAACAACTGGTTTCTTTGAGGTAGAGTTTCACACTACTCTCGCTCATCGCGATCGAACCAATCCACCCCTCGCCGTAGGTACCATTTGGAACAAAGCAAACCGATGGGCAGGTCAATTCCGTGCTCACGACGCATGGCTGGGTATTCAATCTTCCAACTACGATGGTGAAGAGCGCCTGGAGTTTATCtccatatcaacagccacagAGCGTCGCGGTTCGCATGTATTTGATAATGAGAAATTTGAAGAGCATATGGATGCAGATGAAATGATTGACTTTGTCAACGTCCTTTGGATCGAGCGCATTGGAGATATTGCGTACCGAAGGGGTGTCGGTCAGATCTTACTTAAGACCTGGGAGGCACAAGCCAAGGATGAGGTAGGAATTCTGCTTGGTTAG